Part of the Polyangiaceae bacterium genome is shown below.
TCGGATGCCCCGATGCCCTGTACCTCGATGGCGAGATTTCTGCCATTGCCGCGCCCGGCTTTCCCACGCCGTCGATTCATGAATATGGGGGCTTGCTCGTTGCGACAAGGCGCGAGATGCCGGAACGCTAGAGAGGAAATGCTTACTCCTCCCAAGTCAGGACGTTGATCCATGATTGCGGTGAAGTCGACGCCCATGACGTCTATTCGGTCTCTTCTCTGCAAGGCATCGCTTCAAAGTCGAACCAGCGTGCTTCGTCTGCTTCTCGAATCGACGGCAAGGGGAACCACTACGGGGGCCATTCGCAGGGGCGGGTTCATGAGTCGCTCACGCAGCCACGCTCGTCGCGTGTTCTTGAAAAATGCACGCGCGGACCACGATCAATTCAGCGTCACTGCCACGGATGCGACAAGAGCACGACCACCAACGCAATCACCACCAAGATCGCATCGACGATAACTACGGGTAGCCACGCGTTGAAAGGACGGCTGGCCTGCTCTTCTTGGATTGCTGGCGCATTTTGCATCAGACGAAACGCTTTGCCGAGCGCGACGAAGGATGATGAAGGCATGAGCGCGATGGCTACGACGACGAGTGGTCCAAGCCACGGCAACGGTCCAGTCAAACGCGGAAAATAGGCCACCACGAGTAACGTACCGAGCGGAATGACGGTCAGGGCACGAAGTGCACCGGCGTATACACCGATACGAAATCGTTCGCGCTTGCTCGCGTGGAGCGCGCGTATGCTGAGGCTGGCGCTGCTTATGAGTAACCCGAGCCAAAAATATAAACCCACGCTGCGTTGCTCCGTGCCGCAAAGTATACCCCAATGCCACTTACAGCAACAAGGATTTGGCGCGGATGTGGTGGTCGGTGCCGTTGACGTGGCGAGAACTATAGATGCATCGTCGGGCGTAGAGGTCGACGACGCATTGTTGCAGTACCTGTCACGAACATCGAGCATCTCGATCGTAGATCGAGGGTGTTTCGCGCGCGGGCTCAGGGTGCTCGAATCGCATTCGGTCGCTTGGTACGGGTCAAGGTGTTTCCCTTGCACCTGCGCCGAGCGACTCCAATAACGTGCGCAACGCCTTTGCTTGCTCCTCCGGGTCTGCAAGTTTCAACGTCGTCGTGCGACCACCCAAGAGCATTCCGCGTGGACTGGCGCAAGCCTCGGAAAGTTTCCCCTCGAGCGCCATTGCGGCACCCAAATACAAATGCGCGCAAGGCGTGAAGTTCCCATCGACACATAGATATTTCGTCACATCGATCGTCTCGCGGCTGGTCGTATCGATGAAGGTTCGATCGGCTTTCGAGCAGCCCTTCAGGACTTCAGGAGGCACGGGGGGTGTTGGCGGCGAAACTGGTTCGTTGTCCAGCTCGGACAGCTCGATATCCGGCGTCGCGGTTTGTTTTGCAAATTCGGCAACGGGAATGGGTACAGGCGATGTCATCGCGTAATTCAGCACGAAGCGCAGATGTTCGATCGGAATCGCGAACGTGACGTGTGGCGCCTCGAGGATCATCGCCTGCATGATTCCGATGACGCGACCACGATTATCCATCAATGGCCCTCCGGACGCGCCGGAAGCCATGGGCACGGTGGTCTGCAATTGCAAAGATTGTCGTCGTTGATTCGACGGCCGCTGAGGATCCCCGTCGCCACGGTTGATGTAAATCCGAGCGGGTGGCCAATTGCGACGACGGAATCGCCCACGGCGGAAACATGCCCATTGGCCAGTGGCAATGCAGTCGTCAACCCAGAGACGCGCAAAATCGCCAGATCGAGCGCCTTGTGGTATGCAATGACGTGCGAAATCTGCTCCTTGTATCCATCGTTCAGTACGACCGAGATCTCGGATTGACCTTCGATGACATGGTAGTTGGTCACGATGAACCCACGGTTCGTCACTGCGAATCCCGTCCCGAAGCCGCGTCCCGTGAGTATCGTGACGATTGCGGGCATGCTTCGGTGCA
Proteins encoded:
- a CDS encoding trypsin-like peptidase domain-containing protein, which produces MQAASARAGHRPQLSRTTGESRNDRFTQRPSPRRVARTPVHFEHRAPKHARNRHDTHGTRLRDGIRSDEPWVHRDQLPCHRRSIRDLGRTERWIQGADFARHCIPQGARSGDFARLWVDDCIATGQWACFRRGRFRRRNWPPARIYINRGDGDPQRPSNQRRQSLQLQTTVPMASGASGGPLMDNRGRVIGIMQAMILEAPHVTFAIPIEHLRFVLNYAMTSPVPIPVAEFAKQTATPDIELSELDNEPVSPPTPPVPPEVLKGCSKADRTFIDTTSRETIDVTKYLCVDGNFTPCAHLYLGAAMALEGKLSEACASPRGMLLGGRTTTLKLADPEEQAKALRTLLESLGAGARETP